The sequence below is a genomic window from Oxobacter pfennigii.
ACTGCCGTCATGCGGGAGAGCGCACCATTTTGAGCGGGAAAGCAGCACTTTTTTCCGAAGCAGAAATCTTCATTTGATAAAGGAGAATTATTATGGAGTATAAATACGCAAGAAGAATATCGAGTATCAAGGCATCTGAAATCAGAGAATTATTAAAGCTGACGGAAAAACCGGAAGTTATTTCATTTGCAGGGGGATTGCCCGCTCCTGAATTGTTCCCCATTGAAGAAATAAAAGCGGCAAACAACTATGTTTTAGAGCACAATGGAGGACAGGCGCTGCAGTATTCGACTACGGAAGGCTATCAACCTTTGCGAAAATGGATTGCAGAGCGAATGAACTCTCAGCTTGGTACGTCATTTTGTGACGAAAATATTATGATAACGCATGGTTCTCAACAGGCTCTTGACCTTTCTGGAAAAGTATTTTTGGATGAAGGGGATGCTGTGCTATGTGAAAGCCCTACATATTTGGCTGCTATTAGTGCGTTCAAATCATATGGCTGCAAATTTGTTGAAGTTGAAACGGACGGGGAAGGAATGATTATTTCTGAGCTGGAAAAGGCTTTGAAAGCATTTCCAGCTTCAAAAATAATTTACATTATTCCTAATTTTCAAAACCCGACGGGAAGAACATGGAGTTTAGAGCGCCGGCAGCAGGTGGCGGATATATCAGCGAAATATAACGTGATAGTTATCGAAGATAATCCCTATGGAGAGCTTAGATATGAAGGTGACTTCTTAACATCTGTAAAATCATTTGACCGTACTGGCAATATAGTATGTACAGGGACATTTTCAAAGATTTTTTGTCCGGGTTACCGAATTGGCTGGATTGCAGGTGACAAAGATGTTATTCAAAAGTATGTGCTTGTAAAGCAGGGAGTAGATTTACAGTGCAATACAATAGCACAAATGGTGATTGCTGCTTATCTCGAAAAATATGATATTGACGCACATATCAACAAAATAAGAGAAGTATACCGAAGGCGGCGTGACGTTGCTATTGACGCCATAAGCCGATATTTTCCTCCGGACACAAAATATACAAAACCCGAAGGCGGGCTTTTCCTCTGGGTGGAGTTGAACGATAGAATTAATACGGTTAAGCTCCTTGAGAGATGCCTTGAACATGATGTGGCATTTGTTCCCGGAAATTCCTTTTTCCCTAATACTAATAAGTCCAATACCCTTAGAATCAATTTCTCCAATACACAGGAAGGAAAAATTGCTGATGGAATTGCACGCATCGGTAATGTGTTAAAGGAGTTCAAATAATAGGAAGGGGCGGATCAACTTGAAACTATAGAAGCAGGCTTTTCTTCGCAAATTCAATTACTTTATCTACACTTTCCTTGTTTGCCTCCGCCTCATGAATTCCATATTTTGATTCAATATAGATACTCCCTTGGGGATCGGATGATTTCAAGTCAATATAAATGCTTGTGTCGCTCCATTTGAAAAAAGCCATCCCCGGTTTGTGTAAATCTACTTTCCCGTTCATCTTACCAGTAACTTTTATTGCAGGTATCAAGCCAAATGCCATTTCCCTTATTTGTGCAAGTCCATCCGGAGCCCAATCAGCCCGTGAAGGTTCCACCTGAAAATCCACTTGCTGCGAATTTGCCATTAAGCCCTGTACCAGCTCATTCACTTCTTTTGCATTTTCCTGAGATGTGATTGTATCGCCTGAACAGCCAGATAAGCCGGATAAAATAATAATTGCTATAATCAGTAACCTTTTCATTTAAGCATCCTCCCTTATAAACATATCATTTAAGACTTTTTCCTAATCCATAAATAACCTGTTAAAATTAGACGTATGATTAGGGATTTGTGTTTCATCATTATTCCAATATTCTCTTCAATATAACCAGCTGCACATCATTCAACACTATCATAACTTTAAAAAATATACCCTAAAATTTGATTCTTATATTTTCTCTCTATATAATGCCTCAACCTCAAACATATAAAGAGATACTCAATTTAAAATTATTCAAATTAAAAACACCTGCCTCATTTTTGGAATTTTATCCATTAAGACAGGTGTTGTACGCAATATTTTCATTCTTCACAGATATCATCTGCTGCACTTTTTTACTAATTCTTATTCCTGCAAGCCTCAATTGCTTCCTTTAATATCTTCAAGCCGTTGTCCAGCTGATCGTCGGTGACCACCAGCGGGCATAAAAACCTTATAACGTTGGAATGGGCTCCTGCGTTTTCAACGATAAGTCCGTGCTGTGCCGCATGTGCCACTATATCGGTGACCAGCTGGGTATTGGGGGTCTTGGTCTTTTTATCGGTGACAAATTCTATGCCCATCATGCAGCCGATACCGCGGACATCGCCGACTTCCTCATATTCCTCTTTCCATTTATCAAATTCATCCCTGCATTTTTTTGAAATGTCCAGGGATCTATCGCATAAATTTTCTTTCTCAATAATTTCAATAACTTTAAGGGCCGTTGCGCAGGCAAGGGCATTTCCGCCGAAGGTTCCGCCTATAATACCGCTTTTTATGCCGTCAAAAATTTTGGCTCCGGCTGTAATAGCGCTTATTGGAATTCCGCCTGCTATGGATTTTGCCGATACGATGATATCCGGGGCACAGCCTGCTTCCTCCCAGTAATTTGATACAAACATCTTTCCGGAACGTCCGAAACCCGTTTGTATCTCGTCGGCAACCATCAATATGCCCTTTTCATCACATATTTTTCTCACGGCCTTCACCCATTCTATGGGAGCCGGAATAAAGCCTCCTTCACCCTGAACAGGTTCAAAGACAACAGCCGCCACAAGCTCTGCCGGAGACGCCTCGTCGAAAACCTTTTCCAGCCTTTCAATATAGTAATCTATGGCAGTTTCTTCACTAATGCCCTCCGGCTTGCGGTACATATATGGAAATTCCCCCCGGTATATTCCGTCAGGAAAGGGGCCGGTGCCATAGGAATAAACCTTTTTTGCCGTCATTGCCGATGCCAGCAATGTCCTTCCGTGAAATGCGCCGGAAAACACTATGATATTTGGCCTTCCCGTATAAGACCTGGCAATTTTCACTGCGTTTTCTATGGCTTCCGCACCGGAATTTGCAAACATGGTTTTCCTTTCCTTATCTTTAACGGGGACTATTTCATTCATCTTTTCCGCAAGCTCAATATAACCTTCGTGGGTGACTATGTTCATCATGGCGTGAAAGTACTTCTGGGACTGTTCATTCAAAGCTTCTATAAGCTCTGGGCGGCTGTAGCCTATATTAAGTACTCCGACACCTCCTACCCAGTCAAGAAAGATATTTCCGTCCACATCCTCTATCATGGCACCTTCTCCCCTGTTTATAACAATTGGATAAACACATTTAATGGCGCCGGGTATTGCCTTTGCACGCCTGTCAAGTACAGCTTTGGCGTTGGGCCCCGGCAGCGCCATATTAACTTTGGGTAATGCATCTTTAAGCATGTCTTTTCGCCTCCATACCTTATGTTGATTTATTTAAGCCCCTATAAATTATATAGCTTTCCGGTATATTCTCTTTAAATCTTCAACACTGAAAACCACAGGATGATTTGCAATACTTGCCGCTGAAACCTTCATGCAGTTTTCCGCCAGCCAGTCCACATCATCATTCTTAATCCCCATATCTCCTAAAGTGGTATTTAATTTAAGCTCATGAATAAGCTCATTTATTTTATCCATAAAATCATTTTCATCCCTGCCGCCTAAAAGCCTTGACAGTATGGTAAACTTCTTAGGGTCCCCTTTAATTGATTCTTCAAATACCGCGGGTGCCAGAGCGGCAAGGCCTCTTCCGTGGACCACATCCTTAAGACCGCTTACGGGATGCTCCATTCCGTGAAGGGCTGTAACTCCCGCCGTATTTATAACCATGCCTCCCAAAGTACTGGCAAGGCACAAACCTTCCCAGCCTTCCATATCTGTTGGGTTTGCATAAACCTTTTTAAGGCAGTTAATAGCAAGCCTTGCGCCTTCCAATGCCA
It includes:
- a CDS encoding aspartate aminotransferase family protein — its product is MLKDALPKVNMALPGPNAKAVLDRRAKAIPGAIKCVYPIVINRGEGAMIEDVDGNIFLDWVGGVGVLNIGYSRPELIEALNEQSQKYFHAMMNIVTHEGYIELAEKMNEIVPVKDKERKTMFANSGAEAIENAVKIARSYTGRPNIIVFSGAFHGRTLLASAMTAKKVYSYGTGPFPDGIYRGEFPYMYRKPEGISEETAIDYYIERLEKVFDEASPAELVAAVVFEPVQGEGGFIPAPIEWVKAVRKICDEKGILMVADEIQTGFGRSGKMFVSNYWEEAGCAPDIIVSAKSIAGGIPISAITAGAKIFDGIKSGIIGGTFGGNALACATALKVIEIIEKENLCDRSLDISKKCRDEFDKWKEEYEEVGDVRGIGCMMGIEFVTDKKTKTPNTQLVTDIVAHAAQHGLIVENAGAHSNVIRFLCPLVVTDDQLDNGLKILKEAIEACRNKN
- a CDS encoding PLP-dependent aminotransferase family protein, with translation MEYKYARRISSIKASEIRELLKLTEKPEVISFAGGLPAPELFPIEEIKAANNYVLEHNGGQALQYSTTEGYQPLRKWIAERMNSQLGTSFCDENIMITHGSQQALDLSGKVFLDEGDAVLCESPTYLAAISAFKSYGCKFVEVETDGEGMIISELEKALKAFPASKIIYIIPNFQNPTGRTWSLERRQQVADISAKYNVIVIEDNPYGELRYEGDFLTSVKSFDRTGNIVCTGTFSKIFCPGYRIGWIAGDKDVIQKYVLVKQGVDLQCNTIAQMVIAAYLEKYDIDAHINKIREVYRRRRDVAIDAISRYFPPDTKYTKPEGGLFLWVELNDRINTVKLLERCLEHDVAFVPGNSFFPNTNKSNTLRINFSNTQEGKIADGIARIGNVLKEFK